The Pyrus communis chromosome 9, drPyrComm1.1, whole genome shotgun sequence genome has a segment encoding these proteins:
- the LOC137746205 gene encoding uncharacterized protein — protein sequence MALRQVLGFSDGELMRSDCKPCSRLMRQTAGIFTVGGSLGFWILCRLHYGPRITVPRSLRWAACGAVSVSSSTALLVRLFSPECEPQNIATYDKGK from the exons ATGGCGTTGAGGCAGGTTTTAGGGTTCTCGGATGGCGAGTTGATGAGGTCGGATTGCAAACCTTGTTCCAGATTGATGAGACAGACTGCCGGTATTTTCACTGTTGGCGGATCATTGGGATTCTGGATCCTTTGCAGATTGCATTACG GTCCGAGAATTACAGTTCCGAGGAGTCTTCGGTGGGCAGCTTGTGGAGCGGTATCTGTGAGCTCATCCACTGCTTTGCTGGTTCGGTTGTTTAGTCCAGAGTGCGAGCCCCAAAACATAGCTACTTATGACAAGGGAAAGTAG